The region tatatatatatatatatttatttatttatttatatatttattgtctttcgggaattcgcgtcgcgtgccgcatcacatgCTTGACTGACtcctattatatatatatatatatttctaaaaatgaTTTGTTTGGGTGTAAGGTAAGAAAAACCGAGGAGCTACAAGGTAAGCGGTAGGTACTAGGTATGTGAcgatcgaatcgtggcatgtggcctccgaattgccttcgaatcgtggcatgtggcctccgaattggctttgagtcgtggcaaaaaattagaaataaaaagttaagtcatcgtttttattctagcattattatGTGTTCAAATTAATCTACACCGgtatgctggccgctgcctcgagtttctataaaaacgagccgcgaggctcgaagaatcgcgacttataATAATAAGTCTCAGATCTGTCGGTTTATAAATTTcgtctccgaacatttctgagaaCGTAAAATAGATCATTGATACGTACACCTCTGATGCGAGTGCCTTCATATTGAGTAGCCTTCGTTGAGGAATAATAGGCGCATACAGATGCTTCAGTTCTATCTGGGACATCATTGCTTGCGTTTCTGAAATTCCGGTGGTTGAAACATCCGGTCCTAGTCGTAGATACGATGACTTGTGAAGACTTCCGTCGGGTGGAAATATGTGTTTATTGTCCCTGGGTTCTGCCAACGTGGGCATTTGCCTGCAAAAATATGGTTTCAGCATTCTTCTAATTCTTGGGTAACTCCTTCGAAATGTTACATCAATTAACCGTGTTAAAGGATAATTTTTTTCTATATCTGTTTTTATACTACAACATTCTTCGTGTTTATAGCGCAGTTGATACCTGCACTAATTATTTGTTTGTATTGATAGCAGTTTACGATTTTATGTTTACCTCTGTTGAACTTCATAATTGTTTCATGCAGTATCACTATTAACGACAAATCTTCATTGTCGTGTTCGgtaaaataatttctttaacacgttccgtgccgagctttttttactcgaatcttcacactttgatattttactaaaacttgatgtattacgtgcaattattaattctcgtacacataacaacgtaacaaaaacttatcaacgcccaatcttgcggtggaaattgattcttcggttctaaatttcttgtaaacaatttgttcagttcactaagtaaacatgcaagcgtgtaccatcgatggtacacgtggcacggaacgtgttaaacaataatttataatcaGAAGATTTTTTTTAGAGATAATTATAGATAAAACATTAATAAGTAATTTCTATAATTCtagctatacatatatatatatatatatagctagaATTATAGATAATTACAGTGTACATACACAAAGGATaatatcgtatatatatatatatacgatattATCCTTTGTGTATGTACACTGTAATCGAGAGATGAATATGATAAACAATTAATCGCATCATTGTATTGtacgttattatttatttcattaccTATTTTATGTACGTGTACTTACGGAAGCATGGCCAACCTGTAGTGTTGAACACAAATGAAAACTTTAAACAGTACTTTTCGTTTTTCTgcgtattgtttatttattattgagtGACTATTTATTACTGTGTATCCCCGAAAAAAGATGCGTTTAGACGCACAGCGGTTACTACGTTAACACGTTGCGGGGTATAGTAATCAGCGAGTGTTGCTACGCAAAACAAGGCGAGAATTTCATCCCCCTCAAGCATAATAGTAATCGAGGAACGAGTATTCAatagtttaacacgttccgtgccacgtgtaccatcgatggtacacgcttgcatgtttacttagtgaactgaacaaattgtttacaagaaatttagaaccgaagaatcaatttccaccgcaagaatgggtgttgataagtttttgttacgttgttatgtgtacgagaattaataatattgcacgtaatacatcaagttttagtaaaatatcaaagtgtgaagattcgagtaaaagaagctcggcacggaacgtgttaaagcaatatttttaaaaatatctattgcaatattttttaaaatatccaTTGCACTATTTCTCgtagaaataatttttataacacAGTTTCTttgtttatatttgtttatGTTGTGTACTTATCTATCACATGCcttcacaaattaaaaattcaacTATGACTTAAATAGAAGTTAAATATTTAATGACAATTATAATATTCTAAACGACTGGATTTCCTTGGATCTATGACGATAGAGATATTATTAAGTTCAGACTTACCAATCGTGAATTTTTACTTTTTCGTTATACGTAGCAGGAACGTGAAAAATAATTGGATCCAACGTTTTTTCCTCATCCGGACAAGCTGGAAATACGGTCTATAATATAAGCATAATTTGGTAAAAGCATAATGTAACTGTATGATTCTTTTGATTTACCTTCCTGTCGTATTTACGAAGCGAAAATTACAAAAACTTACACTCATTGGTGGCTTCTTCTGTGCTGACATTTTTCTTCCTTCCGTTTGTAATCGAAACTAATTGACAACACCTAAATCATTGATACTTATCAAAATGACATAATGTCACGATaaaaaaacaattaaaaacGAGTAGATTCTGAAAGTAGCACTAAACATTATCGATAGCGTGTCATGggatattcatttttattattacttcaCATATTCACATCTAATCGCGATTAATTAAAGTCGATTGACACTGCATAATTGCCTATTATTGACAagcaatattattaaaatctACGTGATATAttcagaataataaataataagtcgACATGGCGCACGCGTCGCTAAAAGAAATTATATCACAAAAATGTAGAAAAGTGATTTTACCTTTGCAACCGTATgatgaagaagaggaagaggaagaggaagcaATTGGGGCAGATGAATTTGGAGGAACGGAGGAAGAATTGCCTCTTCAGGATATTCTGGCAGATAAACGTCGCAAATACACCGTCAAAGAAGAATTCATGTACCTTCTGTACAATGATCtgttacaatattttgtaaAAAGGTAGTTATTATGTTTTTCATTCTTCCTTACTGCGTTAAACTCAATATTGATTTTCGAATTCGCAAATTCAAGTCAACATACATAAATTCACTATTTTATAAACTAATTATATAAGATTATAGTAAAATTAACCGAAGCGATTATTTTATCGTATTTTCCTTAATTTAACATACGTCGAAAAAAAGTAATATTTGCATGTATTATAATTTACACATGCACAGCAATTAATGTTTATTTCATCATTCGAGAACatcgttaaatcatttcttgttattataatcatttttatttcttcataattatcTTAATATTAGTTAAGGTATTAGAGTAGGCATAAAACATAATTGTTCCAATAAAATCGTAGAATGAAACCGAATGAATATCGATCGAGAATGTTTTGTGCACTTATTTTTGAGGATCGCACGAGAATTAAATGAAATGATTAAAGTGTTCTATTAATTACGATTCTGTTCCTCATAGTTGGGAAGGAACAGTGTTAAGGAAAAAATCGAGGAAAAAGTTCAGTGAAGATCTTCATAAGGAGTCCGACGAAAACGAGGACTCTGGAAATATAGAAGGTTATGACAGTTCTAAAGAATTCAAAAGAGACGATAGCTATAACAGCGTTGGATCTGAAACGGTCCCCAAGCCACCTTGGAAGTTAATTTTGCCGGACGAGTTCGCGAATATAACATTTATTAATGGCAATACATACAGCGGTCGTATTAGTAGAAAAATGATGGAAGGTGAAGGAGTGTACAAATGGTCTAATGGCacttattacaaagtaatttTACTTTTAGCTTTTCAATAGATACACACTAAAAACCAATTATTCAGAATATTCATCGCTCCACTTCGATAAACATTCCTttgattttcttaaatataaacaCCAAATAATCAAATTAACAAGATCTTTAGCACGCTAATGAACACTTATATTAGTTATTTCTATTGTTAACTCTAAACCTAGTGaccagtttttcattttaaagttatcgaaattttattataagaaaATTTGCATGAGAAATGATTAGGTATGATTGGGAAATAGATTTCAagcatatatattataaataatcatGTTATTTATTATGATGAACACGAAATACTGTCAACATAAAATATGTTAAAACAAAGTGGAAGATTTTTCATAAAGAAGCTGAAGATTAAAGAATTTTTACAATGTTTAATACACAAAAAGATAACGGTTAAATAGTGTCCATAGGGAGAATTTCAACAGAACCAGATGCATGGAACAGGCTTGTTACAGTGGCATAATAATTGTTGGTACAAAGGTGATTTCGAGAATTGTTATCAACATGGTAGAGGATTATACGTAGACAGTGACAATCGTTTTATGTATACTGGTCAGTGGCTGAAGGGCCGCAGAAACGGAAAAGGGTTagtattgatattatattgtcTGTATGTGAAATAAACATTAAAATTTGACTGtaacttttatattatactagttatatatatatatatattaatactattatactagttatattagttatatagttatattagttatatatatattaattaaaatgcAACTAATATTCGAGACAAATGTGAATAATTAATTCAACAATTCAAATTCTACAAATACAAAGCTACTATTCTGAAATATCgaataagttatatatataacagttatatatatatatatatatatataataataataatatataataataataataaataatataataatataatataatatatataataatatatatatatatatatatatatatatatatatatatatatataactgttatatatataacttattcGATATTTCAGAATAGTAGCTTTGTATTCGTAGAATTTGAATTGTTGAATTAATTATTCACATTTGTCTCGAATATCAGTTGCATTTTAATTTTCGATACGCCTTTATCAGGAAATTACAACGATTAAAGAATATTTTGAAGATACAGAAATATCCAGGAAGCtctactatatttatataatgcAATCAAGTTTATTTATTGTCAAAATCaaatagaacaaatgattctTGTCGCATTCGGTATAAGGTGGAATGTAAAATCCGGCCAGAATCATTTGCTctcgaaaatataaaaataacgtcaTTGCTTTTAGTGACAAAACGCTTAAACTATTCACCGAAATTATTCAGAGATGATAACTCTGAAGGTTTAACATGTCAACACCGATAGCACTCAAACTGATAGACAAATACCAACTGTGGATAATTTTTAGAAACGATAGATGTCACTACTCagcatattttatattgtaccTAATGGAAGAAGCAGCGAGAATCATTAGTTTTCTTCATTTTGAATAACAAACTTTTTGGATGATATGGGTTTCTGTAGTCTCagaatatttgttttattacCAACATTGGCACATTATACGCCATTTTTCATACACGTAACCTCATCGTCGCTAATTCGGCAAAAATCATCTGCAGCTATTGCAAATATTCAATCTTCTCTACATTTGCAACAATGAATAGTTTTTTTCTGACAGAACATGAATACCAAAAATCACGTTGCATATTTTTGTACCCTCAAAACATCTTTTTTAGACTCACAATTGCCATGTTTTTGCCTACTTTTCATGtaccaatttttattgtaaaaatgtttGACCACAAAAAATCGGTATCAACTGTAATTATGGCAATCTACAATGGTAACATATAATATTCTGACACCCTGTACAAACAGTTAAGACCCCACTAAATGGTATTTAACACGTATTTCCATTAACAATTAAGTTTATATACAGGGTACCCTAAAAGTCTCGGAATGGTAAAGTATTCCAGAAGATTTTTAAAAGGAAATTGCATCTTTCGGAAAGAAGAGAATTCGAACTTTTGTTTagcaaaaatataattttaaaaacatTTCGTAGCcaatgaattttatttgaaacatttGCATTTACAGACGCTTATCGATCCTTTACGGTCTTATTAAACGTACATTTTATAAACGTTTCAAATTATCTTAATAACGCGCGTAATCTGGTATCTGCATAAAAAAATTAAGATGTAAATTCACCGCAACAGTTATGCTCGTTACCAAGATAACAGTTCGTACGACGGTGATTGGGTAATGGACAGAATGTGCGGATTTGGATTACGAATTTACTCGGATGGGTCTCGTTATATGGGTCAATGGAAATATGGTCTTCGCCACGGTAACGGAACTATGGTGTGGGCTAATGGGGACATTTACCGTGGAGAATGGAAACACGGTTTAATGAATGGGTTAGTTAGTCTACgatctaataataattaaacatAGCATGAGTAAACAAGTAAGAATAAAAGCTTATACAAAGTATCGTTAAAAGCAGTaaacagattttatgcatttataatgaaacatttctattatttttcaaGTTTGCTAGTCTCCctggttatttttattatgaatATGTAAATGCCACAATCCGGTTAAATTGTTGAATTGTTCCGATATTTAAATTGTACTTATTGGAACAGTATAAGAAAGGCACAGAGTCGTATTCACTCTGAGAAAGTTTATTGACAGGAATAATAATTGATCATTTTATAGCTCAcatgttcgaaacattttttaattacccTTCGTTGTATTATACAAATTATCGAAAAATGGAGTTGTgtcttaaatttatttaaaattctgTACAGTTAAATGTTTAGTGAAATTCAATGAGATCTATGTTCTGTACTTTACAAAGTAAAAATCTATTTCTACATATATTACAAAACATCGAAATTTGTGTACAGTTATGGAATGTTCGTATGGAACGCGTTTTTCAACAAAACATTTACGTGGCCTCAGGAGACTTCGTTCGTAGGTCATTGGCATAATGGAAAGCGTCATGGCAAGGGTAAAATTTCTCAATGATGTAACAATTCATCCGAGCAGCATTAATGGCATTCTTATTATAGGAGAGATCAAATTTAACACAATTGGGGGTGCTAAATATTCTGGGTATTGGAAGGACAACAAAAAACATGGCCCTGGAATTATAATAGGTAATGCACATACAAGAGGAGAGATGGATATAATGATCCTTACagatgtaaaaataaaatgacaGCACGAATCGAAGTCTTTTGTTACACGGTGacgctaaaatatttaatatctttattacaatttattatttaattaaataaatcgaTCACGGTGGAAATAAATTatgagaataaaatatagaaaaggGAAAACACAGACAGAATACATATATTTGTAGAAATCTCAATCTCAATGCTTCATTTCAATCAC is a window of Megalopta genalis isolate 19385.01 chromosome 17, iyMegGena1_principal, whole genome shotgun sequence DNA encoding:
- the LOC117222821 gene encoding uncharacterized protein LOC117222821 produces the protein MMEGEGVYKWSNGTYYKGEFQQNQMHGTGLLQWHNNCWYKGDFENCYQHGRGLYVDSDNRFMYTGQWLKGRRNGKGYARYQDNSSYDGDWVMDRMCGFGLRIYSDGSRYMGQWKYGLRHGNGTMVWANGDIYRGEWKHGLMNGYGMFVWNAFFNKTFTWPQETSFVGHWHNGKRHGKGEIKFNTIGGAKYSGYWKDNKKHGPGIIIGNAHTRGEMDIMILTDKSQSQCFISITFVEMATKLRITPVTPVLRPEQFPSLSYYLARLLDPKSLEDPVIRSVPSGKCYFCDNRSCSCLASSISDVSESEEKIDTTKEMEDSIKSEREYEERWAYNCLTMHMLRLREIYANFAKLFSISPPDCNLVMCRMCLWQFWRDCKVHERGLSLIEIDNYIGKSYINYCKIIKHLNVVACYSN